The following coding sequences are from one Gossypium raimondii isolate GPD5lz chromosome 4, ASM2569854v1, whole genome shotgun sequence window:
- the LOC105778744 gene encoding IQ domain-containing protein IQM4, with the protein MVLMTNMMETFRRRDLENYNDDESGHETSRLKRKKPEKLELKTTTVPAADNLMCTKISDSGCGTGNDDKILVNDSTEKLHAAATKLQKFYKSYRTRRNLADCAVVVEELWWKALEFAALRRSSVSFFNANKSETAVSRWARARTRAAKVGKGLSKDVKGQQLALRHWLEAIDPRHRYGHNLHFYYNVWFESGSCQPFFYWLDVGDGKAVTLDTCSRADLQRQCIKYLGPKEREAYEVILEKGKLIYKQNKAPVSTREGSKWIFVLSTSRILYVAEKVKGLFQHSSFLAGGATIASGRLVVRHGILHAIWAYSGHYRPTEENFMELCSFLEEHHVDLTNVKKNPIDEDIPWEDKIQKELKVAAEISEDNAIHGKEKSIDTGKMKEAVRYKWSTGVGPRIGCVRDYPAQLQFKALEHVNLSPRLAVKPCGPIPSPRPSPNLLLSPRLAYLGLVSPRVRLSATN; encoded by the exons ATGGTTCTGATGACAAACATGATGGAGACATTCAGGAGAAGGGATTTGGAGAATTATAATGATGATGAATCTGGTCATGAGACTAGTAGGTTAAAGAGAAAGAAACCCGAGAAGTTGGAGCTTAAAACCACTACAGTTCCAGCAGCGGATAATCTGATGTGTACCAAGATTTCGGATTCAGGCTGTGGAACTGGAAATGATGATAAAATATTGGTTAATGACTCAACAGAGAAGCTTCATGCAGCAGCAACTAAGCTGCAAAAGTTTTACAAGAGTTACCGGACTCGAAGAAACCTTGCAGATTGTGCTGTAGTTGTTGAAGAGCTCTG GTGGAAGGCTTTAGAATTTGCAGCCCTTAGACGGAGTTCTGTTTCATTCTTTAATGCTAACAAATCAGAAACAGCTGTTTCCCGATGGGCACGAGCTCGGACAAGAGCCGCCAAG GTAGGGAAAGGGTTATCAAAGGACGTGAAAGGTCAGCAGTTGGCTTTACGTCACTGGCTGGAAGCT ATTGATCCGCGCCATCGTTACGGTCACAATCTACACTTTTACTACAATGTTTGGTTTGAGAGCGGGAGTTGTCAACCCTTCTTCTACTG GTTGGATGTTGGAGATGGCAAAGCAGTCACTCTTGATACATGCTCGAGGGCAGACCTACAGCGTCAATGCATCAAATATCTTGGACCG AAAGAAAGGGAAGCGTACGAAGTTATTCTGGAGAAGGGGAAGCTGATTTATAAACAAAACAAAGCGCCAGTGAGCACCAGAGAAGGAAGCAAATGGATATTTGTTCTTAGTACATCCAGAATCCTATACGTTGCTGAGAAAGTGAAAGGTCTGTTTCAGCACTCAAGTTTCCTAGCAGGGGGAGCCACCATTGCATCTGGCAGATTGGTTGTTCGTCATGGTATACTTCAC GCAATCTGGGCCTACAGCGGTCATTATCGCCCGACAGAAGAAAATTTCATGGAATTGTGCAGTTTCCTAGAGGAACATCATGTCGACTTGACCAACGTTAAG AAAAATCCCATAGATGAAGATATCCCCTGGGaagataaaattcaaaaggaaCTGAAAGTTGCAGCAGAGATATCTGAAGATAATGCAATTCATGGGAAAGAGAAATCCATTGATACGGGGAAGATGAAGGAAGCAGTGAGATACAAATGGAGTACAGGAGTGGGACCTCGCATTGGTTGTGTCAGAGACTACCCAGCTCAGCTACAATTCAAGGCACTTGAACATGTTAATTTATCACCCAGGCTTGCTGTCAAGCCTTGTGGCCCCATCCCTTCTCCAAGACCAAGTCCAAACCTTCTCTTGTCTCCTAGGCTTGCTTACCTTGGACTCGTTAGCCCAAGGGTCCGGCTTTCCGCTACTAATTAA